From one Triticum urartu cultivar G1812 chromosome 3, Tu2.1, whole genome shotgun sequence genomic stretch:
- the LOC125546582 gene encoding ubiquitin recognition factor in ER-associated degradation protein 1-like, producing the protein MVRLGLEEDDLVLMTSTSLPKATSVKLRPHTMDFLGAKDLKRLLEFNVRLNTPCVTVGDTIAVAEGGRRYLLDVVEAKPADAVSTLDTDCEVDFATPLDYVQPPAPVPVKVAAAPCQDCAHGGERRFVGVGMRMDGKPVETPPPAPAPEAGSSIKGKNASEHVLRFFGRRGSVVVPPPGAKSKKKVDGDEDKEAKWFTGHKYTL; encoded by the coding sequence ATGGTGCGGCTCGGGCTGGAGGAGGACGACCTGGTGCTCATGACAAGCACGTCGCTCCCCAAGGCCACGTCCGTCAAGCTGCGGCCGCACACCATGGACTTTCTGGGAGCCAAGGACCTCAAGCGGCTGCTCGAGTTCAACGTCAGACTGAACACGCCGTGCGTGACGGTCGGCGACACGATCGCCGTCGCCGAGGGGGGCCGGCGGTACCTCCTGGACGTCGTCGAGGCCAAGCCTGCCGACGCCGTGTCCACCCTCGACACCGACTGCGAGGTCGACTTCGCGACGCCGCTCGACTACGTGCAGCCTCCTGCTCCGGTGCCAGTGAAAGTCGCCGCCGCCCCATGCCAAGACTGCGCCCACGGCGGCGAGCGGCGGTTCGTCGGCGTCGGGATGAGGATGGACGGCAAGCCCGTGGAGACGCCGCCCCCTGCACCGGCGCCGGAGGCCGGTTCTTCGATCAAGGGGAAGAATGCTAGCGAGCATGTGCTTCGGTTCTTCGGCCGCCGCGGCTCGGTGGTGGTGCCGCCCCCTGGCGCCAAGTCGAAAAAGAAGGTGGACGGTGATGAGGACAAGGAGGCTAAATGGTTCACCGGCCACAAGTATACCCTCTAG